From a region of the Janthinobacterium sp. 61 genome:
- the tldD gene encoding metalloprotease TldD encodes MIPFEPNLSSLAVARELLLTPFGLDEDKLLKALGTMFTHKVDYADLYFQSTKSEGWSLEEGIVKTGSFSIDQGVGVRAVSGDKTAFAYSDDISERALLEAAAATRTIARAGAGRVKIAGQMLAQGGRSLYLPNDPLASLDATAKVQLLERVEKMARAKDPRVVQVMAGLAGEYDVVLVLRSDGVLAADIRPLVRVSLTVIAEQNGRRETGSAGGGGRFSYDYFSDAVLEQYAAEAVNSALVNLEARPAPAGPMTIVLGPGWPGILLHEAIGHGLEGDFNRKGSSAFSGRIGERVAAKGVTVVDDGTLAGRRGSLNIDDEGNPTQCTTLIEDGILKGYIQDTMNARLMKMPVTGNARRESFAHLPMPRMTNTYMLGGDRDPGEILASVKNGLYAVNFGGGQVDITNGKFVFSASEAYMIENGKLSYPVKGATLIGNGPDVLSRVSMIGNDMRLDSGVGVCGKEGQSVPVGVGQPTLRLDGITVGGTA; translated from the coding sequence ATGATCCCATTTGAACCCAATCTGTCCAGCCTGGCCGTGGCGCGCGAACTCCTGCTTACGCCGTTTGGCCTGGACGAAGACAAGCTGCTCAAGGCCCTGGGCACGATGTTTACACACAAGGTCGACTATGCCGACCTGTATTTCCAGTCGACCAAGAGCGAAGGCTGGAGCCTGGAAGAGGGCATCGTCAAGACGGGCAGTTTTTCCATCGACCAGGGCGTGGGCGTGCGCGCCGTGTCCGGCGACAAGACGGCCTTTGCGTATTCCGACGACATTTCCGAGCGGGCCTTGCTGGAAGCGGCGGCGGCCACGCGCACCATCGCACGCGCGGGTGCCGGCAGAGTCAAGATCGCGGGCCAGATGCTGGCGCAGGGCGGACGTTCCTTGTACCTGCCCAACGATCCGCTCGCCTCGCTGGACGCCACGGCCAAGGTGCAATTGCTTGAGCGCGTGGAAAAGATGGCACGGGCGAAAGATCCTCGCGTGGTGCAGGTAATGGCGGGCCTGGCGGGCGAATACGACGTGGTGCTGGTGCTGCGCAGCGACGGCGTGCTGGCGGCCGATATCCGCCCGCTGGTGCGCGTCTCGCTCACCGTCATCGCGGAACAGAATGGCCGCCGCGAAACGGGTTCGGCCGGTGGCGGCGGGCGTTTCAGCTATGACTATTTCAGCGATGCCGTGTTGGAACAATACGCGGCCGAGGCTGTCAATTCGGCACTGGTGAACCTGGAAGCGCGCCCCGCGCCAGCCGGTCCCATGACCATCGTGCTGGGACCGGGCTGGCCCGGCATCCTGTTGCATGAAGCCATCGGCCATGGCCTGGAAGGCGATTTTAACCGCAAGGGTTCGTCCGCATTTTCCGGACGCATCGGCGAACGCGTGGCCGCCAAGGGCGTCACCGTGGTCGATGACGGCACCCTGGCTGGCCGGCGTGGCTCCCTGAACATCGACGACGAGGGCAATCCGACGCAGTGCACGACCCTGATCGAGGATGGCATCCTGAAGGGCTACATTCAGGACACCATGAATGCGCGCCTGATGAAGATGCCCGTGACGGGCAATGCGCGCCGCGAATCGTTCGCCCACCTGCCCATGCCGCGCATGACGAACACTTATATGCTGGGCGGCGACCGGGACCCGGGTGAAATCCTCGCTTCCGTGAAGAACGGCTTGTATGCAGTCAACTTTGGCGGCGGTCAGGTCGATATTACAAACGGCAAGTTCGTCTTCTCGGCCAGCGAAGCGTACATGATCGAAAACGGCAAGCTCAGCTACCCGGTCAAGGGGGCGACCCTGATCGGCAATGGTCCGGACGTACTCAGCCGCGTCTCCATGATCGGCAACGACATGCGCCTGGACTCGGGTGTGGGCGTGTGCGGCAAGGAGGGGCAGAGCGTGCCCGTGGGCGTAGGGCAGCCGACCTTGCGCCTGGATGGCATCACGGTTGGCGGCACGGCTTGA
- the aroG gene encoding 3-deoxy-7-phosphoheptulonate synthase AroG — translation MPRTDDLRIREMKELTPPSHLIREFACSEQAEQTAASARIALHRILHGQDDRLMVVIGPCSIHDTKAAMEYARLLVKERARFAGELEIVMRVYFEKPRTTVGWKGLINDPYMDNSFRINDGLRMARELLRDINELGLPAGTEFLDVISPQYIADLISWGAIGARTTESQVHRELASGLSCPVGFKNGTDGNVKIAVEAIKAASQPHHFLSVTKGGHSAIVSTNGNEDCHIILRGGKTPNYDAASVDEACKAIAAQGLAARLMIDASHANSSKKPENQIPVCADIASQVAGGDGRIVGVMVESHLVAGRQDLIPGKELIYGQSVTDGCIDWSASVAVLENLAAAVKQRRLQGDAE, via the coding sequence ATGCCCCGCACCGATGATTTGCGAATTCGCGAAATGAAGGAATTGACCCCGCCGTCCCACCTGATCCGCGAATTCGCCTGCTCGGAGCAAGCCGAACAGACTGCTGCCAGCGCCCGTATCGCCCTGCACCGTATCTTGCATGGCCAGGATGACCGTCTGATGGTGGTGATCGGGCCTTGCTCCATCCACGATACCAAGGCGGCGATGGAATATGCGCGCCTGCTGGTCAAGGAGCGCGCGCGTTTCGCGGGCGAACTGGAAATCGTCATGCGCGTCTACTTCGAAAAACCGCGCACCACGGTGGGCTGGAAGGGCCTGATCAACGACCCGTACATGGACAACAGCTTCCGCATTAACGATGGCTTGCGCATGGCGCGCGAACTGTTGCGCGATATCAATGAGCTGGGCTTGCCGGCCGGCACCGAGTTCCTCGACGTGATCAGCCCGCAATACATTGCCGACCTGATCAGCTGGGGCGCTATCGGCGCGCGCACCACGGAGTCGCAGGTGCACCGCGAGCTGGCCTCGGGACTGTCGTGTCCCGTCGGCTTCAAGAATGGCACGGACGGCAATGTGAAAATCGCCGTGGAAGCCATCAAGGCCGCCTCGCAGCCGCACCATTTTCTTTCCGTCACGAAGGGCGGCCACTCGGCCATCGTCTCGACCAACGGCAACGAGGATTGCCATATCATTTTGCGCGGTGGCAAGACGCCCAACTATGATGCTGCCAGCGTGGACGAGGCCTGCAAGGCCATCGCCGCGCAGGGCCTGGCGGCGCGTCTGATGATCGACGCCTCGCATGCGAACAGCTCGAAAAAACCGGAAAACCAGATCCCCGTGTGTGCCGACATCGCCAGCCAGGTGGCAGGTGGCGATGGCCGCATCGTCGGCGTCATGGTGGAATCGCACCTGGTGGCGGGGCGCCAGGATTTGATCCCGGGCAAGGAATTGATCTATGGCCAGTCCGTCACGGATGGCTGCATCGACTGGAGCGCCAGTGTGGCCGTGCTGGAAAACCTGGCGGCGGCCGTCAAGCAACGCCGCCTGCAGGGCGACGCGGAATGA